CGATTTGGTTGGAAATAAATCCGAGTTTCGGATCAAAGTAAATGCTCTTCGTCCAGATTGGAAGAAGACAGGATCGGAACTCCAAGAGAAGTAAACTTCCTTGTTCTTGTTGCCAGCGAGAAGAAAGATAATGCTGAATATCTCGCAGAGTCTTCTCGTAAAATAAAGAAGGCCGACCTCTATTAAGAAAAGAAAATCAGGATCCGCCGGTTAAAGACGGATCCTGAATGGAAAGATTAGTTTTCTGAATTAGTTGGAGCAGTTGTTGAAGGTGGAGTTGAAGAAGCAGGCTTAGCAGCAGGTGCCGGCTTATTATCCACTTTTTGGATCTTAGTTTCAGGAGGAGTGGTATCTACGATAAATGCGATCCTTTTTACATCGCTTTCATTTCCTACCGAATCTACTGACTTAGCTTCTATCGTATGATTTCCTTGAGCCTCTACAGAAACTGGCTCGGCATAAGCCTTCCATTCTCCTGAATCTACTTTATAAAAGATCTGTTTGATACCGGAAAGAGTATCAGAAGCCTTAATGGTGAAAGAGTTTCCGTGCTTAACATAAATCTTATCTTTCACAGTTACTAAAGCGGAACCAAAGAGCTCTACCAGCGGTTTTTCTTGGTCCACAGTCACTGCTAATACGGAGTCTGTAGAAATATTTCCTGATTTATCCACTGCAGAAAACTTGATGGTGTTTACTCCGGCTCTGTCGAGTTGAATAGGTCTACCATCGTAAACTCTAGGCTCGGAACCGTTTAAAGAAATCTTAATGTCTTGCACTCCTGCCAAATTATCCTGAGCAGTAATCGTATACGTAACTGTCCTGGTCGCATAGTTCGTATTCTCATGAACGATCAGAGCAGAACTAGGCGCGATCTTTGTGGAAGGTGGAGTGTTGTCCACGAGAACATTCAGATGTTTCTCAGGTTCCTTATTCCCCGCTTTATCCACGGCACGATATGTGATCTTGGTAAGACCTTCTTTTACTAAAGTGATTGCAGAAACATACTTAGTATAATCGCCTGAACCGACCTTATATTCGATATAATCTACTGTAGAACCTTCGTCCCTAGAATTAAAATCAAAGGAAGATTGAGAGTTGATATACATATCCGGTTTTTCAGAAGAAGACTCGCGTTCAGTGCGATCCGCCGAAGAGGAAGGTTGAGTTCTTGCAGTCTCAGCCTTGGGAGCAACGCTTTTTGGCGGATTAGAACCTGGTGAAGTTTGAGCGAAGATTGCACTGGAAACTAGCAAGCACGCTAGAGAGACCCATAAGGGATTTCGATTCATTCTCTTCTCCAATTAGAAGCTTTAGTGTTACCAGTGTTTGACGAAGAAAATGTTTCGATTCCAGGCTCAATTTTTGGAATTTCGCCTCGAAAAAGACCCTGATTTCCAGATCCGATATGCCGGGAAATACGAGCAGATCACCGGTAAAAGCATCAGGATCGCATACGTTCTGGAAAAGAAAGTCGCAGGAATTGCCTCAATGGGGGAATGAGCGGAATCATAAAGAGTCAGGTCAGAATGAACGATCGCGCATAAATGTAATTTCTGAATGGTGGAATACACGAAGTAGATGGGAACGTATGCCACATAAAAATAGAAAGAGATCAAAAACGGTAAAAATGCGAATACCAAAGAAACCAAACCGGTAGGAACGGATCCGTACGAAGTAAGAAAAAAGGAGAAGATGCCGGCAGCAAACGCAACCTGAGTAAACAGAACGAAGATGGACTCATCTCCTTGGAAACAGGTTCCAGCCTCAGCCACTAAAATGCAAAATGGAATGAGTAAAAAAGAGAAGGTTCCGAGCCAGAATAAGATTCTTCTAAGTATATTCATGTTCTGTCTTTTTCATTAAGCTGAGAAGTACAGAAGGAGTCAAACGGAAACTAGCCGGAAAGAAATTCCTTTAACGCGACCGCATTATTGTAGTCGGTATTTTTAGCAGAATATAAAAACGTGATCACCGATTGATCTAAAGAGGCTTTTAATTTTGCGACTCCTTCCGGATTGGATTTCAATTCCTTAAAGTATCGATTCTTAAATTCTTGCCAATGCTCCGGATCATGACCGTACCATTTTCTGAGTTCGTTACTCGGAGAAATCTCCTTCAACCAAAGATCGATCTTTACTGCTTCTTTGCTGATTCCTCTCGGCCAGAGTCGATCCACCAGGATCCTTTTTCCATCTTTCGGACTCGGATCCTCATATACTCTTTTGATCTGTATCTTCAATTTCAATCTTTAACGCAGAATAAAGTCTTGTACATCCCGTCTGGGACTGAAGAAACGATAGTCACTTCTACCCAAGCGAACCAACATCTGGATCTTTTCTCCCGGCTTTAAAGAAGATTCAAATTGGGTTCTCAACTCTTTCATCTCCGGAAATTCTTGAAGAATCTGACTCAAAGGATGTAGCGCAAATCCGTTTTTGGTGACGGAGAGATGCAATCTTGCATAGTCCCTTCCCGCTTGCACCCAATCCAAGGGTTCGTTCTTGCTAGTCTTGATAAAAGCAAATCCTTTGGAGCTTTCTACTTGAGAAGCGAATATATCCATGCCACCTTTCTTGTTATCATCCGAGTGCCAGATCTCTTTTCCGGGAGTTAAAAAGAAATTTCTTGCGACAAAATTTCTCAAGCCGGATACACCGAAGCCTCTCATTGAGATCCCATCTTTGAACTTTTCCATCTCGGAATCGTTGTATCTAAACCAGATCCTGGATTCCTCATACTTCGGATAGGTATACGTTTCTACGTTCATTGCAGAGACTACTTGCTTTCTCAATGTCTCCGATTGAGACTTAGGAATAAAACCAAGTTCGGAGTAACGAATGTTTGCGTCTTTACGAATTGCGGAGAAGTCTTGCTCGGTTAGATCTTCTCCTTCGTAAATGGATCTCTTGGTCGCCCTCTCTGAAATGAATAAAGAGATCGGTTCTACAAGAATCGCATCTTGTTTTTTTAATATGATTTTTGCGATCGGCTTCTTTCCCACATCCTTAGTAGTGTATTTTCCTTCAGGAAAAAGAGAGATCTCAGCCTTGTAACCAAAACGAGAAGCTCCTAGGCTTAGTACTTCTAAAAAGGTTCCCTGACCTATATGCACTTGCCTAAACGGAGGATCTGTTTCTTTAAGTAAGCGCGTATCGTCCACATACAAAAGAGCAGAGTCTTCACTTAGGATCTTAAATTTCCAAGGCTGGATATTGTGGGGATTAGGGGCAGAAATTCCTATGCGGATGGCTTTTAGGATCGGGCTCTCCGATCCGGAAAGAAAGGTCGGATCGAGAGGATCTTTTCTTTCGTAGTATTTTCTAGTTTCAACACTGGAGCAATATTGTAAAAACTGAGGAACCGTCAAAACTGCGCCGGAGGCAAGGCCTAGTTTGAGGAATTTTTTCCGAGTCATGAAATTCATGAGCCAGAAAACTAAAGGCCTTTCTCTTTCAGTCAATCCAATTCGAAGGAAATATCTTGTTCTACTCCCAATAATTCGTCATCAACTCGCTAGACCAATCCGGTTGAGACACCGAGGACATAGGAAGGAATTCTCTCATCACAGGTTTGATATCTACTACAGGAGTTCCATCGATAGCATCCAGATATTTTACGAGAAGATTTCTTCCATCCCTTCTCAACAATTCCACGATGGTAGCGCCAAGATGATTCGGTCGGTTCTTCTTTCTTTGAGAAAAGATCCCAACCTTAGGCCATTTCTTATTCTCTCTAGGATGCTCACTTCCTAAGACCACAGGCTTATCTAAGGCTTTATGAAAAATATATATGATCTCCAAATGAGAAAATGCCTCGATCCCATCCAATGCTTCGGCGGGAAGATCATCTTCTAAACGAATCTCGGATACGATCTCAGCCCAATAATCGTCTTCCGTTTCCTTGCGTGAGTTCACGATCATGGCGACCGGTCGAATCGTATAATCCATATAGCCTCTGTTTTCTGCTATTTGGGCCTTGAGACGAGTAAATCGGCAAGAAATTAACAAGCATTGCTACCCTTTCCACTTCGGATAACAACGCTTGTTTTTGGGATGCGAGAAGAGTTATTTGTTCTCGTCGCCAGGTTTTGCGATTAGGAAGTTTTTGAGGTAATTCACATTCTCTTCGTCGAACTGAAACGTAAGAGGCTGCGCTCCACTATATAACCTAACGGTAAATTGATTCGTGCTAAGGATTGCTTGTTCGTCTTCTTTCTTTAAAAGGAACGTACCAGTAAGTTCCTTATGAGTATGAGAAGAAGTTTGGGTCTTTGTTTGGGAAGAATGACTGCTATTCGAATTCGTTTTTGTATAATCCACAAATGCGCTTTTGTGACCGCTTGCATTATTCGAATTATTAGAAGAGAATCCTGGACTAGTAGTATTGGTGGTTGTCGTAGTGGTAGAGAAATTAGTTACCAACTGACTAGCTACATTTGCTACGATCAAAGGATTCGTCTTGTCGCCGATCTTTATAAAACCAGTCTTTTCAACTGCACTGTCGTCCTTGCCTACATGAATATTAAATCTAATGACGGTAGGAACCGACTTATTATCCGCACCGATCTCTCTAGAAAGATCAAATAAGCCATAATAGTGAGCCCAAGAGGACTCTCCGAAAGGACCATTCACGCCTTCTGTAGTCTGCTGTTGTAATTTCATCGAAACAATATGAGAATTCTTGAAATCGTCTCGGACAATATTAACCTTACCGAAACTTACACAGTTGACAGCAAATAACGCTACTAATAGAAAACTTAGGATTGTTTTTAACAATTTTCCACTCCAATATTTATATTTAAGACACACAAATAAGCCTATCTTCTCCGTCAACGAAAACGGACATAGAAACCCACTGCTATTTCATTGACAACGAACCGGTACCAAGATCCTATTTATTTGTGGATCGAAATCGAATCGCCTTAGCCGTTACCTTTGTAGTAACCATTCTTTCATTGCTAGTAGGACTAATTAATCTGGCCTCTAGCACCTCTTCCTCCAAGCTCACCAAGGTAGACGGTGGCTCAGGATTCGGTACAGACCGACTGGGAGCCGCACTCATCAGGATCGAAGGAGAAATCCATTCAGGATCTTCTAGCTATGAGTCTGCGGGAGCGCAAACCATCTTGGAACAGCTTCGAGCCGTCGAAGATGATTCAAATATGGTGGGCGTACTCATCGAGATCAACTCACCCGGTGGTTCGGTTGGAGCCTCTCAAGAAATCTATAAAGAGATCATGTATCTCCGCAAAGAGAAGAACAAGAAGGTAGTGGTCTCCATGAAAGACATCGCCGCCTCCGGAGGATATTATATCGCTTCTGCAGCAGATAAGATCTACGCGTTAGGCGGAACATTAACCGGTTCCATAGGAGTGATAGCTATTGCTCCCAATATCAAGGGACTATTAGATCGATACGGAGTTAAGGTCCGCACTTTCAAAGAAGGAAAGTACAAAGATTCTCTTTCCTTATTCAGAGACAATACTGCTGAAGAAGACGCTATGATCCAGAAAATGCTCTCGGATACCTACGAAGAATTCGTAGAAGATGTAGCAAAAGGCAGAAATCAAACCGTTAAGTTCGTTGAGGCCTTAGCAGAAGGAAGAGTATATTCCGGCCAAGATGCATTCCGAAACAAACTCGTAGACGATATCGGAGGAAGAAGAGAAGCCTTAGCAGAGCTCTCCAAACTTTGCAACTACGAGGGAACCCTTCCTCTGTATGAAGAAGAAACAAATCCTTGGGACAAATTCTTTCAATTGTTGCAAGCAAAGTCTGGCGGGATATTCGGAGGAGAAAAGGCAATCCTCCAAGAACTAAAAAGATCTCCCGTACTCGTTTTGTATCCTCAGGCAATGGCTTGGTAAGAAGAAGTGCTGAAAGAATTATTTTTTAGATTCATCGACCTACTAGACGCCGTCTTATTCGAGCCGTTCCGTGCGGAGAACGTAATCTCTTCTTGGGGAACCAATCCGCTCCGATCTGTTTGGATTTTTATCCTATTCTTCTCCGCATTGAGCGCAGGAGCGGGTTATGTTTTTATTTCTCCTCCTTTTACGAATAGAAGTTTGGGGCAACTCATCACAGCAGCCGTAGCACATCTTTTGTTCTTTTTACTTTTACCTTATGCGATCGCTTTTATCACGGACGGTTACGCGCAAAGTAAAGGAAGAAAAGGAAATGCAAATCTCTTCCTACACTTCGTACGCTTTTCTCTCTCCTTATTCATTACGACTGCAGCTTGGGGAATCTTACTCTCTCAATTCGGATGGAAAGGCGGATTCGGGATTGTTACTCTGTATACAATCCACTACGGATTCTTTATGGCAGTTATGGTGCGTGGGACTTCCTACATTTATGATCTTAAGTTTAGAGATTCACTCTTTATCAATTTAACCACATTCGTAATCACTTTCTTTCTTCCATTAAGCATGTATTTTGCTATTATTTCCTCATTCAGCCCGGCCTTTCAATAGGAGAAATTATAAAAGAAATTTCGCATGAACATCCTGATTACTAACGACGACGGAATCTCCTCCAATGGGATCCTTGCTTTAGAAAAAGTTCTGGGTAAAGAACATAACACTTTCTTGATCGCTCCTCTAAAGGAACGCTCCGCAACTTCTATGGCTCTCAGCATTCACGATGCTTTAAGAGTGGAAAAAGTGAATGAGAACCATTATATCGTAGATGGCTTCCCTGTAGACTGTGTGAACATAGGACTGCATGGAAATATATTTCCAAAGATCGATTTAGTAATCTCAGGCATCAATCGCGGAGTGAACATGGGACATGATGTCCATTACTCCGGCACAGTGGGCGCTGCAAGACATGGAGCAATACACAATCGTCGTTGCATAGCGGTCAGCTCCGGGAATTGGGACAAGACTTACGACTATATAAAAGAAGCAGAACTTGTTCGAGAAATACTCCAAGCATGGACAGAAAACTTTCAACCAGGCATCGTATACAATGTCAATATCCCCGAAAAGTTCGAAGCCTCTCTTTCTTCCATTGAAGTAGCAAGACTTGGCAAGAGAACCTATGTAGATACATACGAATCCAAACCGATCATTGGAGGAATCTCGGAATTCTTTTTGGGAGGATCGGACCTAGGACATCTAAAAGAAGAAGGGACAGATTTCGATATCTTCTTCAAGGGCAAGGTGCCAATCACTCCTCTTGGTTTAGACCAAACCGAAAAATCGGAACTGGAAGAATTCAAGAAAAGGATCCACGCAAGATCAAAATGACGGAGAAGAAGACTGCAAGAAAGATTCCTCCCAAGAGAAGGATCTTTACCGAGATCCTGAAGGAGAATTATACATTCGCAATCACATTGATTGATCGAGAAATGACCGAATCCGGAAAGGACCCGGAACTACTTTATAATTTTGCAATATGCTGTTCTCGCACAGGTAACCACAAAAAATGCGTTTCTGTCCTTGAAGAATTGCTCGAAACCTTTCCAAAATTCTCCGAAAGAGATAACGCTTTCAGAATGATGATCTATTCCCTGATCAAAACGGGAAATCACAAGCTCGCTATCGAAAGAACCGACGAGAGATTGAAGCTTGCAGTAGACGATATCGTGCTTCTTTCCCTAAAAGCATCCGCCCAGGAAAAATCCGGAGAAATAAAAGCAGCAATCGAAACGCATCTCAGAATACTCAGACTCAGACCGGACCACAAAAACAGTCTGAACTCGGTCGCATACTTGCTTTTAGAAGGAAAAGAACCTAAACCGGAAGAGATTAAAATGGCCATGGAAAATCTGAAACGGGCCCTGCAACTCGAACCGGACAATGCAGCCTATTTAGATTCTTTTGGAGTATTGCTCTCTAAATTGGGCAAACAGGAAGAAGCCAGAAGAGCTTTCGAAAAGGCCCTAGTCAAAGCTCCTTCCGAAGATATTATTTTGGAACATCTCAAAAAACTCTCTCAAAGCAAGTAACAACCAGCTTGACACCTCGTCCTTCCGCGAAATTATGGATTACGATCCGGGATGTAGCGCAGTGGTAGCGCATCTGTTTTGGGTACAGAGGGTCGCAGGTTCAACTCCTGTCATCCCGAATCCCTCTTTTACAAAACTAAAGACTCGGTAGCTCAGTTGGATAGAGCAACTGCCTTCTAAGCAGTGGGTCGGGGGTTCGAATCCCTCTCGGGTCACCAAACATGGTGGACGTAGCTCAGTTGGTAGAGCTCCAGATTGTGGTTCTGGCTGTCGCGGGTTCAAGCCCCGTCGTTCACCCCAGTTTTCTTCTTACAAAAAAATCAATTCAACTTAATCAGAAAATATCTAAGGGGCTCGAAGCGAGCACTTGAAAGCGTTGTCCATGTCCCTACTTCAAAAATAACTTGCCATCGCGAATGATAGAACTCCAATACCTGGAATGTTCCGGACCCTTCTTTGCATTTTATCAATCGTCTTCTTACAATGTTCTTCCGCCTATAAGGAACAAAGTCCCTTCTCACCTAAGCAGGTAGAAGCCGACAGCGATAAAGTCACAGAGCAGAGAATTGTTATCTATGATGCAAGCATAGATATCGAAGTAGGCGATCCTGAATCTGCCTCAAAACAAATCTTGGAATTAGCTCTTAAATACGAAGGGTATACTCTAATCTCCGGAAACAAGTTCGTAAAGATCAGAGTTGCATCTAAATACTTCCAAACTGCAATTTCAGATATCGAATCCCTTGGCACTACCTCATTCAAACAAGTAGAAGGTAAAGACGTAACCGAAGAATTCACAGACAGCAAGATCCGTTTAGAAAATAAATTAAAGGCAAGAGAAAGATACTTAGAGTTACTCAAGAAAGCGGAGAATGTGGACTCTACATTGAAAGTAGAAAAAGAATTAGAAAGATTGAACGGTGAGATAGAAAGCTATAAAGGAAAAATCGAGCGACTCTCCCATCTCGCTAAATTTTCTACCATCAGCGTGCGATTACAGAAGAAGCAAATACTAGGACCTCTAGGTTATATATTCTGGGTAATCGGAAAAGGACTTAAGCTTTTATTCATTATAGAATAATAAGATCCGAACTCTCTATTCCAAAACCTGAATATCTTTCAGACAAACATCTCTTCCGATCTCATCGAAATTTCCTTGGACCGCCCAGATGCTGATCCCTTTCGGATAATCTTTTTGAGGAACTCTCGAAAATTCCTTATGCAAAGGAATTCGGACCGTATCGGATTCCGAAAAATCTAAGACCTTGGTTTCATAATCCGTATCATCAGGAAGTCTAGATTCCTTGTCTACGTTGATCGCTTCTCTCAAAACGATTTTCAATTTCAGTTTCGGAGTTTTGGTAGAACAAGCACTGACTTGGATTTCTTTCCAAGGACTGGGCAGATAAATTCCGTCTTTCAAACGATGTGTAAGTCTGAGCTCCAGATCGAAATCCGATTTTTGAGAAGAAGGTCTTAATTTCCTCCATTCCGTCTTGGGATTTCCGTCGGCAAGGTATGGAGCCTGAGAAGATCGATCTTCCAGATAGGAATCCGTGAAATCAAAACGTAAAAAAGGAGGTTCGGATTTGTACGATTCCAATTTGGCAATCGTAGAAGAATACAGATAATAATTAGAAAATGCCAATCCGGCAACGAAAACTAAGGCCAAGATCTTTGGAACGGTGTTCGATTTTAAAGGATCCACTCGTTTCATCTTCCGATTTCCGATACAAGAAGCAACTCGGATTTCCTTTCTTCTTGTCGAATCGAAACCGATTTCGAATCATGATCCCCAGAAGAATTTAGGCAAAAAGTTTTTAATTCTTCCTACCAAGATACGGGGAGCTTGCGCTTTATGCTCATTGGAATTGCCGGCGGTACGGGACTAATCGGATCCATGTTGGCGATCCGCTTGAAAGCGGAAGGTCATAGAGTCAGAATTTTCAGCCGCAGCGGAAAGCTTCCCCCTCGCCTCCAAAGAATTTCAGAATGGGATGTTAGGATAGGAACTCTTCCTACACGCGCAGACTTAGAAGGAGTCGAAGGCGTGATCAATCTTGCCGGCGAACCGATTGCAGGAGTTCGCTGGACCCCTGAATACAAACAAAGGATCAGATCTTCCCGAGTGGATTTCACAAGAGACCTGGTCGGACGTTTGAGTGCGATGGGAGAATTCGGGCCTAAGTTTTTATTCAATGCTTCCGCAGTGGGAATATATGGTTCTTTCGATACTGCAACTCCTCCTTTCGACGAGGACAGCGCTCCCGCCGAAGACGAGTTAGGTGTTCTTTGCAAAGATTGGGAAGAAGAAGCGATGGAAGCCGAAAAAGCTGGAGTTCGCACAGTTCTTCTCAGAACGGGAGTAGTGCTTACAACAGAAGGCGGAGCACTTGCTTCTATGTTGCCTGCATTCAAATTATTCGCAGGTGGCCCGATTGGTAGCGGAAACCAAGTATTATCTTGGGTGCATATCGAAGATCAACTCTCTGCAATTCTATTCCTTCTTCGCAAAGAAGAAGCAAGAGGACCTTTCAATATAGTTTCTCCGGAACCTCTTTCCAACGAACAGTTTAGCAAAACATTGGGAAAGACTTTAGGACGTCCTGCATTCACTCGCATGCCTTCCTTTGCACTTTCCTTAGCACTCGGCGAAGGTTCGATCGTAGCAACACATGGCCAAAGAGTGGTGCCAAAAAGACTGCTTGAGCTAGGATATAAATTCAGATATCCGAATCTAGAAGGCGCGCTTCGAAATCTTTTAGGCTAAAAAGAAAAAACGGATTGTCCAATTCGTTTTAGAATGTGTCTAATCTCTGTATGGAAAACACATTACCAGGTTCCTTTAACGACCTACTCAACAACCACGATAAACCGATCCTTGTAGATTTTTGGGCTGAATGGTGCGGCCCTTGTAAGATGGTAGCTCCTGAGCTAGAAAAATTTGCTCAGGCTCATAAAGGAGAGGTCACCGTCGTTAAAGTCAATATCGACGAGAAACCTGAGTTAGCTCAACAGTATGGAATACAATCCATCCCTACTCTCGTTCTTTTCAAACAAGGACAGATCGCAGAGAAGGTTGTAGGAGCTATTCCTCAAGCGCAGATGGAAAAAGTCTTCGCTCCTAAATTAGTTTAATTTAATATGGGCGGCCCTCTCGCTTCGCGAGAGTCGCGCTGCTCCGTGCTAC
Above is a window of Leptospira semungkisensis DNA encoding:
- the ompL47 gene encoding multi-beta-barrel domain surface protein OmpL47; this translates as MNRNPLWVSLACLLVSSAIFAQTSPGSNPPKSVAPKAETARTQPSSSADRTERESSSEKPDMYINSQSSFDFNSRDEGSTVDYIEYKVGSGDYTKYVSAITLVKEGLTKITYRAVDKAGNKEPEKHLNVLVDNTPPSTKIAPSSALIVHENTNYATRTVTYTITAQDNLAGVQDIKISLNGSEPRVYDGRPIQLDRAGVNTIKFSAVDKSGNISTDSVLAVTVDQEKPLVELFGSALVTVKDKIYVKHGNSFTIKASDTLSGIKQIFYKVDSGEWKAYAEPVSVEAQGNHTIEAKSVDSVGNESDVKRIAFIVDTTPPETKIQKVDNKPAPAAKPASSTPPSTTAPTNSEN
- a CDS encoding DUF488 domain-containing protein; this translates as MKLKIQIKRVYEDPSPKDGKRILVDRLWPRGISKEAVKIDLWLKEISPSNELRKWYGHDPEHWQEFKNRYFKELKSNPEGVAKLKASLDQSVITFLYSAKNTDYNNAVALKEFLSG
- a CDS encoding Acg family FMN-binding oxidoreductase translates to MTRKKFLKLGLASGAVLTVPQFLQYCSSVETRKYYERKDPLDPTFLSGSESPILKAIRIGISAPNPHNIQPWKFKILSEDSALLYVDDTRLLKETDPPFRQVHIGQGTFLEVLSLGASRFGYKAEISLFPEGKYTTKDVGKKPIAKIILKKQDAILVEPISLFISERATKRSIYEGEDLTEQDFSAIRKDANIRYSELGFIPKSQSETLRKQVVSAMNVETYTYPKYEESRIWFRYNDSEMEKFKDGISMRGFGVSGLRNFVARNFFLTPGKEIWHSDDNKKGGMDIFASQVESSKGFAFIKTSKNEPLDWVQAGRDYARLHLSVTKNGFALHPLSQILQEFPEMKELRTQFESSLKPGEKIQMLVRLGRSDYRFFSPRRDVQDFILR
- a CDS encoding SAM-dependent methyltransferase, translating into MDYTIRPVAMIVNSRKETEDDYWAEIVSEIRLEDDLPAEALDGIEAFSHLEIIYIFHKALDKPVVLGSEHPRENKKWPKVGIFSQRKKNRPNHLGATIVELLRRDGRNLLVKYLDAIDGTPVVDIKPVMREFLPMSSVSQPDWSSELMTNYWE
- the sppA gene encoding signal peptide peptidase SppA; translation: MDRNRIALAVTFVVTILSLLVGLINLASSTSSSKLTKVDGGSGFGTDRLGAALIRIEGEIHSGSSSYESAGAQTILEQLRAVEDDSNMVGVLIEINSPGGSVGASQEIYKEIMYLRKEKNKKVVVSMKDIAASGGYYIASAADKIYALGGTLTGSIGVIAIAPNIKGLLDRYGVKVRTFKEGKYKDSLSLFRDNTAEEDAMIQKMLSDTYEEFVEDVAKGRNQTVKFVEALAEGRVYSGQDAFRNKLVDDIGGRREALAELSKLCNYEGTLPLYEEETNPWDKFFQLLQAKSGGIFGGEKAILQELKRSPVLVLYPQAMAW
- the surE gene encoding 5'/3'-nucleotidase SurE, giving the protein MNILITNDDGISSNGILALEKVLGKEHNTFLIAPLKERSATSMALSIHDALRVEKVNENHYIVDGFPVDCVNIGLHGNIFPKIDLVISGINRGVNMGHDVHYSGTVGAARHGAIHNRRCIAVSSGNWDKTYDYIKEAELVREILQAWTENFQPGIVYNVNIPEKFEASLSSIEVARLGKRTYVDTYESKPIIGGISEFFLGGSDLGHLKEEGTDFDIFFKGKVPITPLGLDQTEKSELEEFKKRIHARSK
- a CDS encoding tetratricopeptide repeat protein, with translation MTEKKTARKIPPKRRIFTEILKENYTFAITLIDREMTESGKDPELLYNFAICCSRTGNHKKCVSVLEELLETFPKFSERDNAFRMMIYSLIKTGNHKLAIERTDERLKLAVDDIVLLSLKASAQEKSGEIKAAIETHLRILRLRPDHKNSLNSVAYLLLEGKEPKPEEIKMAMENLKRALQLEPDNAAYLDSFGVLLSKLGKQEEARRAFEKALVKAPSEDIILEHLKKLSQSK
- a CDS encoding DUF4349 domain-containing protein: MFRTLLCILSIVFLQCSSAYKEQSPFSPKQVEADSDKVTEQRIVIYDASIDIEVGDPESASKQILELALKYEGYTLISGNKFVKIRVASKYFQTAISDIESLGTTSFKQVEGKDVTEEFTDSKIRLENKLKARERYLELLKKAENVDSTLKVEKELERLNGEIESYKGKIERLSHLAKFSTISVRLQKKQILGPLGYIFWVIGKGLKLLFIIE
- a CDS encoding TIGR01777 family oxidoreductase, with the translated sequence MLIGIAGGTGLIGSMLAIRLKAEGHRVRIFSRSGKLPPRLQRISEWDVRIGTLPTRADLEGVEGVINLAGEPIAGVRWTPEYKQRIRSSRVDFTRDLVGRLSAMGEFGPKFLFNASAVGIYGSFDTATPPFDEDSAPAEDELGVLCKDWEEEAMEAEKAGVRTVLLRTGVVLTTEGGALASMLPAFKLFAGGPIGSGNQVLSWVHIEDQLSAILFLLRKEEARGPFNIVSPEPLSNEQFSKTLGKTLGRPAFTRMPSFALSLALGEGSIVATHGQRVVPKRLLELGYKFRYPNLEGALRNLLG
- the trxA gene encoding thioredoxin codes for the protein MENTLPGSFNDLLNNHDKPILVDFWAEWCGPCKMVAPELEKFAQAHKGEVTVVKVNIDEKPELAQQYGIQSIPTLVLFKQGQIAEKVVGAIPQAQMEKVFAPKLV